A window of the Longimicrobiales bacterium genome harbors these coding sequences:
- a CDS encoding DUF2911 domain-containing protein produces MKLRQAMWAMTATLLACGGEQPGDGTPAAEAEQAAPLAATQDQDAGQLGCEPQRDPAGRASPYDSTRFTIDGGEVLVCYGRPSARGRTMIGGENVPFGRLWRTGANEPTVLHVSVPASIAGIDVEPGAYSLYTIPGESEWTVIVNRAIDQWGHESSYTPEIEAQEVGRGTVAAERLEDHVEQFTIRSEPADSGATLVLEWEHTRVAIPVLAR; encoded by the coding sequence ATGAAGTTGCGGCAGGCCATGTGGGCGATGACGGCTACGCTGCTCGCCTGTGGCGGTGAGCAGCCCGGCGACGGAACGCCGGCGGCGGAGGCAGAGCAGGCGGCGCCGCTCGCCGCCACGCAGGACCAGGATGCGGGGCAGCTCGGCTGCGAGCCGCAGCGCGACCCGGCCGGGCGCGCGAGCCCCTACGACTCGACCCGGTTCACCATCGACGGCGGCGAGGTGCTGGTGTGCTACGGCCGCCCGAGCGCGCGCGGGCGCACCATGATCGGTGGCGAGAACGTGCCGTTCGGCCGGCTCTGGCGGACCGGCGCGAACGAGCCGACCGTCCTCCACGTGTCGGTGCCCGCCTCCATCGCGGGCATCGACGTCGAGCCCGGCGCCTACTCGCTGTACACGATTCCGGGTGAGTCAGAGTGGACGGTCATCGTGAACCGCGCGATCGACCAGTGGGGTCACGAGAGCTCGTACACGCCCGAAATCGAGGCGCAGGAGGTTGGCCGCGGCACCGTCGCGGCAGAGCGTCTCGAAGACCACGTCGAGCAGTTCACCATCCGTTCTGAGCCGGCCGACAGTGGGGCCACCCTCGTCCTGGAGTGGGAGCACACCCGCGTGGCCATTCCGGTGCTCGCCCGTTAG
- a CDS encoding sigma-70 family RNA polymerase sigma factor encodes MDFEAQFQELYPSLYRYLHRLTGDPDVAEDIAQEAFVRLLRQSLPDEEVRPWLFTVAMNLVRDGARRTDRRQRLLQTAPSLSAHVPLPDAQVERNERIAIVRRALDTLSQRDQQLLLMREEGFKYEEIAGVVGVAPASVGTLIARALRRFAEALDSQGVPDEPPE; translated from the coding sequence GTGGATTTCGAGGCGCAGTTCCAGGAGCTGTATCCGTCGCTGTACCGCTACCTGCATCGCCTCACCGGTGATCCGGACGTGGCGGAGGACATCGCGCAGGAAGCCTTCGTGCGACTGCTTCGCCAGTCGCTGCCGGACGAGGAAGTGCGTCCGTGGCTGTTCACCGTTGCGATGAACCTGGTGCGCGACGGCGCGCGCAGGACCGATCGGCGCCAGCGGCTGCTCCAGACGGCGCCCTCCCTTTCGGCGCACGTGCCGCTGCCGGATGCGCAGGTCGAACGAAACGAGCGTATCGCCATCGTGCGACGTGCGCTCGACACGCTCTCGCAGCGGGACCAGCAGTTGCTGCTGATGCGCGAAGAGGGCTTCAAGTATGAAGAGATCGCGGGCGTCGTCGGAGTCGCGCCCGCTTCCGTCGGTACATTGATTGCACGTGCGCTCCGCAGATTCGCGGAGGCACTGGATTCACAGGGCGTTCCGGATGAACCACCTGAGTGA
- a CDS encoding zf-HC2 domain-containing protein: MNHLSEGQLQAFLDGEVEGAAARSLAVHLEACAVCTDTLAGMRATAVRVSHALAWLDRPASTAAAIQPGITALAAERATEVVGANDDADVLRIDAHRSWGRPARVGFLKAAMLALLVTSAAAAAIPGSPVQRWLIGAWDQLTRPDPVSVQEPDAPGTIGPATAPATSTELASISIEPVDGRLTVLLDGAERVQSIRVVLVDAPTATVETEASAATRFSTGPSRIQATGLGSGVVHVLLPRSLAYASIVADGQTLLQKEGTTLQTPGDVVERSDNVIVFRAP; the protein is encoded by the coding sequence ATGAACCACCTGAGTGAGGGACAGCTTCAGGCATTCCTCGACGGCGAAGTCGAGGGCGCCGCTGCGCGCAGCCTGGCCGTGCACCTGGAGGCGTGTGCCGTGTGCACGGACACGCTCGCCGGGATGCGCGCCACGGCCGTTCGCGTCTCGCATGCCCTCGCCTGGCTCGATCGACCCGCGTCGACGGCGGCTGCAATTCAGCCTGGCATAACGGCCCTCGCGGCCGAACGTGCCACGGAGGTCGTCGGGGCAAATGATGATGCGGATGTGCTTCGTATCGACGCCCACCGTTCCTGGGGGCGGCCGGCGCGGGTCGGTTTCCTGAAGGCTGCCATGCTCGCGCTGCTGGTAACCAGCGCGGCCGCCGCGGCGATCCCCGGCTCGCCGGTCCAGCGCTGGCTGATCGGCGCGTGGGACCAGCTCACGCGGCCGGATCCCGTGAGCGTCCAGGAGCCGGACGCTCCGGGCACGATCGGGCCGGCAACGGCACCCGCGACATCGACGGAGCTCGCCTCCATCTCGATCGAGCCCGTCGACGGCAGGCTCACCGTACTGCTCGACGGCGCGGAGCGGGTGCAGTCGATCCGCGTCGTGCTGGTCGACGCTCCGACCGCCACGGTCGAAACGGAGGCCTCGGCAGCGACACGCTTCAGCACCGGGCCCAGCCGCATCCAGGCGACAGGCCTCGGCAGCGGCGTCGTCCACGTCCTGCTGCCCCGCAGCCTGGCGTACGCCAGCATCGTCGCAGATGGCCAGACGCTGCTGCAAAAGGAAGGCACGACGCTGCAGACGCCGGGGGATGTGGTCGAGCGCAGCGACAACGTGATCGTGTTCCGCGCCCCCTGA
- the trpS gene encoding tryptophan--tRNA ligase, whose product MNNTPRRRILTGDRPTGRLHLGHWLGSIQNRVRLQDEYECFFIIADLHTLTTKPEKESVAKIPGYIREIVLDYLSVGIDPQRARIFVQSAVPETAELTLYFAMLVSLPRLERLPSIKDMAEAAHLDVLPYGLVGYPVLQAADILLPRADVVPVGKDNVPHVEVTREIARRFNYLYGPVFTEPEALISEVPTLPGIDGQAKMSKSLDNAIFLSDPPDVVRQRVMRMYTDPNRLRATDPGTVEGNPVFIYHDAFNPDRDEVEDLKVRYREGRVGDVEVKKKLVAALEGFLGPVRERREHFAAQQGLIEGILEEGNDAARAVARDTMTRVRDAMGLTYYR is encoded by the coding sequence TTGAACAACACGCCACGCCGCCGGATCCTGACCGGCGACCGGCCGACGGGCAGGCTGCATCTCGGTCACTGGCTGGGCAGCATTCAGAATCGCGTGCGCTTGCAGGATGAGTACGAGTGCTTCTTCATCATCGCCGACCTGCACACGCTCACGACCAAACCGGAGAAGGAGTCGGTGGCGAAGATCCCCGGCTACATCCGGGAGATCGTGCTCGACTACCTGTCGGTCGGCATCGATCCGCAGCGCGCGCGCATCTTCGTGCAGTCCGCCGTGCCGGAGACGGCAGAGCTGACACTGTATTTTGCGATGCTGGTCTCGCTGCCGCGGCTCGAGCGGCTGCCCAGCATCAAGGACATGGCGGAGGCCGCACATCTCGACGTGCTGCCCTACGGGCTCGTCGGCTATCCCGTGCTGCAGGCTGCTGACATCCTGCTGCCGCGCGCGGACGTCGTGCCCGTGGGCAAGGACAACGTGCCGCACGTGGAGGTGACGCGTGAGATCGCGCGTCGCTTCAACTACCTGTACGGTCCGGTGTTCACCGAGCCGGAGGCACTGATCAGCGAGGTGCCGACACTGCCCGGTATCGACGGCCAGGCAAAGATGTCCAAGTCGCTCGACAATGCGATCTTCCTGTCGGATCCGCCCGACGTCGTTCGTCAACGGGTGATGCGCATGTACACGGACCCGAACCGGCTGCGGGCAACGGACCCCGGCACCGTGGAGGGCAATCCGGTGTTCATCTACCATGACGCGTTCAACCCGGATCGTGACGAGGTCGAGGACCTCAAAGTGCGCTACCGGGAAGGCCGCGTCGGCGACGTCGAAGTGAAGAAGAAGCTGGTCGCCGCGCTCGAGGGCTTTCTCGGCCCGGTGCGCGAGCGACGGGAGCACTTTGCCGCGCAGCAGGGGCTGATCGAAGGCATCCTCGAGGAGGGCAACGACGCGGCGCGCGCGGTCGCGCGGGATACCATGACGCGCGTGCGCGATGCGATGGGGCTGACGTATTATCGCTGA